One bacterium DNA segment encodes these proteins:
- a CDS encoding multiheme c-type cytochrome, translating to MKRLLLLLLVISLAGMQSPVKGKETNISIPTIQIFYSGNIKGYLEPCGCGGKRGGGLVRWATFIKENTQNAPINLVLDSGYFVSSQKNIKDVKNEYIARAMAQMHYDAINLSEKDIPHLDKNTLINLKEKYNLPFVSANIFDKDKLLTAPYIIKSFPGVDKEIKIGIFGLSRQIKLEEGLIIKDPIDVAKEIVKSLRDRCNLVIALTQLTKGESLDLVKGVEGIDIIICDELFRVTKEGGVIKTNHTLILQPSSKGDEGRCIKVYLDKGITSFEEKNSVLEESVPVDEKIAKIIEEYKKETQEKGISQPANPFVRTIYAGTKRCSTCHDKQYKQWKKTKHAKAFQSLQRVKEEKNPECLKCHTTHFKEDNGFSDYQTTPDFINVGCEECHKLGMVHLITRQNPFVDKQIAKIGDKPGKVDSSGICTKCHTTDKDPKFNFEKDKRKVSH from the coding sequence ATGAAGAGGTTATTACTTTTATTATTAGTAATTTCTCTGGCTGGAATGCAGTCACCAGTCAAAGGAAAAGAGACAAATATTTCTATTCCCACAATTCAAATATTTTATTCGGGTAATATAAAAGGCTATTTAGAGCCCTGTGGGTGTGGAGGTAAAAGAGGCGGCGGTCTGGTCAGATGGGCTACTTTTATTAAAGAAAATACGCAAAATGCACCCATAAATCTTGTCCTCGATTCAGGCTATTTTGTCTCAAGCCAAAAAAATATAAAAGATGTGAAAAATGAATATATCGCCAGAGCAATGGCACAAATGCACTATGATGCGATAAATCTAAGTGAAAAAGATATACCACATCTTGACAAAAATACGCTGATTAATTTAAAAGAAAAATATAATCTCCCATTTGTTTCTGCCAATATATTTGACAAAGATAAATTACTTACAGCCCCATACATAATTAAATCTTTTCCTGGTGTTGACAAAGAAATTAAAATAGGTATCTTTGGACTATCCAGACAAATCAAATTAGAAGAAGGGTTAATTATAAAAGACCCAATCGATGTTGCTAAAGAAATCGTCAAATCATTAAGGGATAGATGTAACCTTGTTATTGCTCTAACTCAACTAACCAAAGGAGAATCTTTAGACCTGGTAAAAGGAGTTGAGGGAATAGATATTATAATTTGTGATGAATTGTTTAGAGTGACAAAAGAAGGAGGGGTAATCAAGACTAACCACACTTTAATTCTCCAACCATCATCTAAAGGGGATGAAGGAAGATGTATTAAGGTCTATCTTGATAAAGGAATAACCTCTTTTGAAGAAAAAAATAGTGTTCTTGAGGAATCTGTGCCAGTGGATGAAAAAATAGCCAAAATAATTGAGGAATATAAGAAAGAAACCCAGGAGAAAGGCATAAGTCAACCCGCTAACCCATTTGTTCGAACGATATATGCCGGAACAAAAAGATGTAGTACCTGCCACGACAAACAATATAAACAATGGAAAAAGACAAAACATGCAAAGGCATTTCAATCCCTCCAGAGAGTTAAGGAGGAAAAAAATCCTGAATGCCTTAAATGTCATACGACCCATTTCAAAGAAGATAATGGTTTTTCAGACTATCAGACGACACCTGATTTTATTAATGTTGGGTGTGAGGAGTGCCATAAATTAGGAATGGTGCATCTAATCACCCGTCAAAACCCTTTTGTAGATAAGCAGATAGCAAAGATTGGGGATAAACCTGGCAAGGTAGATTCAAGCGGGATTTGCACAAAATGCCATACCACGGATAAAGACCCAAAGTTTAATTTTGAGAAGGATAAAAGAAAGGTAAGCCATTAG